One genomic segment of Mytilus trossulus isolate FHL-02 chromosome 4, PNRI_Mtr1.1.1.hap1, whole genome shotgun sequence includes these proteins:
- the LOC134716067 gene encoding nuclear hormone receptor HR96-like isoform X3 codes for MMDSTNSLRDRWPFQYQDIDSRMDEEPMSTNGEYYGSPDSSMKQSAREQKRRPKPKDGSLLVCGVCGDKALGYNFDAITCESCKAFFRRNALKTKVFTCSFDGNCKLDTHTRKFCSGCRLKKCFDIGMRKDWILSDEQLAKRKTTTKPEKSVCITHKNKQRKMEDSPGSTEDVSTTYMSEDSNKSPMDDLSPLKSDLEDEDYIVPLSEEYRKEIENLETQYKIVFDSGYTEEQVQKLTGDPRSPDELFNMTDIFIRRLIKFAKHIPEFRALPQEDQIHLLKGGIMEIMVLRSAMGFDSRAMQWKVKTNQQEGEKRLDPTVIQKNLGTGMYVEHVKFIRSLNEITRANKTIMTLLFVIELFSSDRPNLINKDLVSKGQEKFSTWLRAYLESQIPVGEAKITYPKLLMKLLDVRSLGESSAQLASHLDITRLEPLLVEVFNLQK; via the exons TATGGTTCCCCTGACAGTTCTATGAAACAATCTGCCAGAGAACAGAAAAGACGACCAAAGCCAAAAGATGGATCACTACTGGTGTGTGGTGTCTGTGGAGACAAGGCACTTGGATATAACTTTGATGCCATAACTTGTGAATCGTGCAAGGCATTCTTCAGGCGTAATGCTCTCAAAACGAAG GTCTTCACCTGCAGCTTTGATGGAAATTGTAAGTTGGACACACACACAAGAAAGTTTTGTTCAGGTTGTCGACTGAAGAAATGCTTTGATATAGGCATGCGTAAAGACTGGATCTTAA gTGATGAACAACTTGCCAAGAGAAAAACAACTACTAAGCCTGAAAAGAGTGTTTGCATCActcacaaaaataaacaaaggaaGATGGAGGATTCTCCAGGAAGTACTGAGGATGTTTCAACGACTTATATGTCCGAGGACTCCAATAAGAGCCCTATGGATGATCTATCCCCACTTAAAAGTGATCTAGAGGACGAAGACTATATAGTGCCACTCAGTGAAGAGTACAGGAAGGAGATTGAAAATCTGGAAACCCAGTATAAAATTGTCTTTGATTCTGGCTATACAGAGGAACAGGTTCAGAAACTAACCGGTGACCCCAGATCTCCTGATGAGCTGTTTAATATGACTGATATATTCATACGCAGACTTATCAAATTTGCCAAACATATTCCAGAATTCAGGGCTCTGCCTCAGGAAGATCAGATACATTTATTAAAG GGTGGCATCATGGAAATAATGGTTCTGAGATCAGCTATGGGATTCGATTCACGTGCCATGCAGTggaaagtaaaaacaaatcaacaagAAGGAGAGAAACGACTAGATCCAACAGTTATTCAGAAGAACTTAGGAACGGGGATGTATGTTGAACATGTCAAATTTATCCGCAGTCTCAATGAAATTACTCGtgcaaacaaaacaataatgacCTTATTATTCGTCATTGAACTGTTTTCATCAGACCGACCAAACCTCATAAATAAAGACCTTGTGTCAAAAGGACAAGAGAAATTCTCAACATGGCTGCGAGCATATCTTGAATCACAAATCCCAGTCGGTGAAGCAAAGATTACTTACCCCAAACTTCTCATGAAGTTGTTGGATGTACGAAGTCTCGGTGAGTCAAGTGCTCAACTAGCCTCACATCTAGATATTACAAGACTTGAGCCCTTACTGGTAGAAGTATTCaatttacagaaataa
- the LOC134716067 gene encoding nuclear hormone receptor HR96-like isoform X2, with the protein MWKSEADDFSMMDSTNSLRDRWPFQYQDIDSRMDEEPMSTNGEYYGSPDSSMKQSAREQKRRPKPKDGSLLVCGVCGDKALGYNFDAITCESCKAFFRRNALKTKVFTCSFDGNCKLDTHTRKFCSGCRLKKCFDIGMRKDWILSDEQLAKRKTTTKPEKSVCITHKNKQRKMEDSPGSTEDVSTTYMSEDSNKSPMDDLSPLKSDLEDEDYIVPLSEEYRKEIENLETQYKIVFDSGYTEEQVQKLTGDPRSPDELFNMTDIFIRRLIKFAKHIPEFRALPQEDQIHLLKGGIMEIMVLRSAMGFDSRAMQWKVKTNQQEGEKRLDPTVIQKNLGTGMYVEHVKFIRSLNEITRANKTIMTLLFVIELFSSDRPNLINKDLVSKGQEKFSTWLRAYLESQIPVGEAKITYPKLLMKLLDVRSLGESSAQLASHLDITRLEPLLVEVFNLQK; encoded by the exons TATGGTTCCCCTGACAGTTCTATGAAACAATCTGCCAGAGAACAGAAAAGACGACCAAAGCCAAAAGATGGATCACTACTGGTGTGTGGTGTCTGTGGAGACAAGGCACTTGGATATAACTTTGATGCCATAACTTGTGAATCGTGCAAGGCATTCTTCAGGCGTAATGCTCTCAAAACGAAG GTCTTCACCTGCAGCTTTGATGGAAATTGTAAGTTGGACACACACACAAGAAAGTTTTGTTCAGGTTGTCGACTGAAGAAATGCTTTGATATAGGCATGCGTAAAGACTGGATCTTAA gTGATGAACAACTTGCCAAGAGAAAAACAACTACTAAGCCTGAAAAGAGTGTTTGCATCActcacaaaaataaacaaaggaaGATGGAGGATTCTCCAGGAAGTACTGAGGATGTTTCAACGACTTATATGTCCGAGGACTCCAATAAGAGCCCTATGGATGATCTATCCCCACTTAAAAGTGATCTAGAGGACGAAGACTATATAGTGCCACTCAGTGAAGAGTACAGGAAGGAGATTGAAAATCTGGAAACCCAGTATAAAATTGTCTTTGATTCTGGCTATACAGAGGAACAGGTTCAGAAACTAACCGGTGACCCCAGATCTCCTGATGAGCTGTTTAATATGACTGATATATTCATACGCAGACTTATCAAATTTGCCAAACATATTCCAGAATTCAGGGCTCTGCCTCAGGAAGATCAGATACATTTATTAAAG GGTGGCATCATGGAAATAATGGTTCTGAGATCAGCTATGGGATTCGATTCACGTGCCATGCAGTggaaagtaaaaacaaatcaacaagAAGGAGAGAAACGACTAGATCCAACAGTTATTCAGAAGAACTTAGGAACGGGGATGTATGTTGAACATGTCAAATTTATCCGCAGTCTCAATGAAATTACTCGtgcaaacaaaacaataatgacCTTATTATTCGTCATTGAACTGTTTTCATCAGACCGACCAAACCTCATAAATAAAGACCTTGTGTCAAAAGGACAAGAGAAATTCTCAACATGGCTGCGAGCATATCTTGAATCACAAATCCCAGTCGGTGAAGCAAAGATTACTTACCCCAAACTTCTCATGAAGTTGTTGGATGTACGAAGTCTCGGTGAGTCAAGTGCTCAACTAGCCTCACATCTAGATATTACAAGACTTGAGCCCTTACTGGTAGAAGTATTCaatttacagaaataa